The Benincasa hispida cultivar B227 chromosome 9, ASM972705v1, whole genome shotgun sequence genome has a segment encoding these proteins:
- the LOC120085339 gene encoding pre-mRNA-splicing factor ATP-dependent RNA helicase DEAH7 — protein sequence MKTQGGDEVIDIDRTTLLLEPENNTEGGLSVPGKDRPVFRPPERRSHLGLDVLANARRGGSNDNGFKVPQQSIASFVSSMEEEETIESSGVTDSGKEAVSRKHYVKNRNYREIVSNDSNEGSTSAQDGLAGDSFKNRNSSETLDSSVISMSSKSTHVSRYRSPRQDYDNHDRERKDFDNDSRSNNRRARHGHSYDGDEPYYGRSRYQRDYGRENERKRSRYESSRRTPGRSDWDDGRWEWEETPRRDGRSNSSRHHQPSPSPMYVGASPDARLVSPWLGGNTPNSTGYSASPWDQISPSPVPVRASGSSVKSSSSSYHFKTHHLKFSSRGSPLSEDSQQDSLTDKSELNGTKYEISENMRLEMEYNSDRAWYDRDEGNTMFDADSSSFFFGDDAAFQKKEAELAKRLVRRDGTKMTLAQSKKLSQLTADNAEWEDRQLLRSGAVRGTEVQTDFDDEEERKVILLVHDTKPPFLDGRVVFTKQAEPIMPIKDPTSDMAIISRKGSTLVREIHEKQNMNKSRQRFWELAGSKLGDILGVEKTAEQIDADTAAVGDEGEVDFKEDAKFAQHMKKGEAVSDFAKSKTIAQQRQYLPIYSVRDELLQVIRENQVVVVVGETGSGKTTQLTQYLFEDGYTTNGIVGCTQPRRVAAMSVAKRVSEEMECELGDKVGYAIRFEDVTGPATIIKYMTDGVLLRETLKDSDLEKYRVIVMDEAHERSLSTDVLFGILKKVVAQRRDFKLIVTSATLNAQKFSNFFGSVPIFHIPGRTFPVNILYSKTPCEDYVEAAVKQAMTIHITSPPGDILIFMTGQDEIEAACFSLAERIEQLISSTKKGVPKLLILPIYSQLPADLQAKIFQKAEDGARKCIVATNIAETSLTVDGIFYVIDTGYGKMKVYNPRMGMDALQVFPVSRAAADQRAGRAGRTGPGTCYRLYTESAYLNEMLPSPVPEIQRTNLGNVVLLLKSLKVENLLDFDFMDPPPQDNILNSMYQLWVLGALNNVGGLTELGWKMVEFPLDPPLAKMLLMGEQLGCLDEVLTIVSMLSVPSVFFRPKDRVEESDAARERFFIPESDHLTLYNVYQQWKQHQYRGDWCNDHFLHVKGLRKAREVRSQLLDILKTLKIPLTSCWPDTDLVRKAICSAYFHNAARLKGVGEYVNCRNGMPCHLHPSSALYGMGCTPDYVVYHELILTTKEYMQCATAVEPQWLAELGPMFFSVKESDTSLLEHKKRQKEDKTAMEEEMESLRKIQVESERESKEREKEKRRRQQQQVSMPGVRQGSGTYLRPKKLGL from the exons atgaaG ACGCAAGGAGGAGATGAAGTTATTGACATAGACAGGACAACACTTTTGTTAGAACCAGAGAATAATACTGAAGGGGGATTGTCAGTTCCGGGAAAGGATAGACCAGTGTTTAGACCTCCTGAGAGAAGATCTCATCTAG GTCTTGATGTCCTTGCCAATGCAAGAAGGGGAGGATCTAATGACAATGGATTCAAAGTCCCACAACAAAGTATTGCTTCTTTTGTTTCATCAATGGAGGAAGAGGAGACAATTGAATCATCCGGAGTAACTGATTCAGGAAAAGAAGCTGTTTCACGAAAACACTAtgttaaaaatagaaattatcGGGAAATAGTTTCCAATGATTCAAATGAAG GGAGTACTTCGGCTCAAGATGGATTAGCTGGAGATTCATTTAAAAATCGTAATTCTAGTGAAACTTTAGATTCTAGT GTTATATCTATGTCATCCAAAAGCACACATGTGAGCAGGTATAGGAGCCCTAGACAAGACTACGATAATCAtgatagagagagaaaagattTTGACAATGATAGTAGAAGCAATAACAGGCGGGCGAGACATGGGCACAGTTATGATGGTGATGAGCCTTATTATGGGAGATCTCGGTACCAAAGGGACTATGGCagggaaaatgaaagaaagagaaGTAGATATGAAAGTTCACGAAGAACTCCTG GTAGATCTGATTGGGATGATGGTAGATGGGAATGGGAAGAAACACCACGTAGAGATGGCCGCTCTAACTCTAGTAGGCACCATCAACCTTCACCATCCCCAATGTATGTTGGTGCCTCACCAGATGCTCGGTTAGTTTCTCCATGGTTAGGTGGGAACACTCCTAATTCTACTG GTTATTCTGCTTCCCCTTGGGATCAGATCTCTCCTTCTCCAGTTCCTGTGCGTGCCTCTGGATCTTCAGTAAAGTCATCAAGCTCAAGTTATCATTTTAAAACTCACCATCTTAAATTTTCTTCACGAGGTTCACCTTTGTCTGAG GATTCTCAACAAGATTCTCTGACAGACAAGTCTGAGTTAAATGGAACCAAGTATGAAATCAGTGAGAACATGCGACTGGAGATGGAATATAACTCTGACCGGGCTTG gtatgatagagatgaaggtAATACAATGTTCGATGCTGATagctcatcatttttctttggAGATGATGCTGCCTTCCAGAAGAAAGAAGCTGAGCTGGCCAAGAGATTG GTCCGTAGAGATGGAACTAAGATGACTCTTGCTCAAAGCAAAAAGCTGTCTCAACTCACTGCAGATAATGCAGAGTGGGAAGATCGACAACTTTTGAGATCAGGAGCTGTTAGGGGTACTGAGGTGCAAACCGACTTTGACGATGAGGAAGAGCGGAAAGTCATTCTTCTTGTGCATG ACACAAAGCCTCCTTTCCTTGATGGAAGAGTTGTTTTCACTAAACAAGCAGAACCGATAATGCCAATAAAAGACCCTACATCAGATATGGCTATAATATCGCGCAAAGGATCTACATTGGTGAGGGAAATTCATGAGAAACAAAATATGAACAAGTCACGCCAACGCTTTTGGGAGCTTGCAGGCTCTAAACTTGGTGATATCCTTGGTGTTGAAAAAACAGCTGAGCAG ATCGATGCAGATACTGCAGCAGTAGGTGATGAAGGTGAGGTTGATTTTAAGGAAGATGCGAAGTTTGCACAACATATGAAGAAGGGGGAAGCCGTGAGTGACTTTGCCAAGTCAAAAACCATAGCACAACAAAGACAGTATCTTCCTATATATTCCGTCAGAGATGAGCTGCTGCAG GTTATACGTGAAAATCAGGTGGTTGTGGTGGTTGGAGAAACTGGTTCAGGAAAGACCACGCAATTGACTCAG TATCTATTTGAGGATGGTTATACTACAAATGGTATTGTTGGTTGCACCCAACCAAGGCGTGTGGCAGCAATGAGTGTAGCAAAAAGAGTCAGTGAAGAGATGGAGTGCGAGTTGGGTGATAAGGTAGGCTATGCCATTCGATTTGAGGATGTAACTGGGCCAGCAACTATTATTAAG TATATGACTGATGGAGTTCTTCTACGTGAAACTCTCAAAGATTCTGATCTCGAAAAATACCG TGTAATTGTAATGGATGAAGCTCACGAGAGGTCACTTAGCACTGACGTCCTTTTCGGGATCTTGAAAAAGGTGGTTGCCCAACGTCGTGATTTCAAGCTTATTGTGACATCTGCGACTCTTAATGCTCAAAAGTTTTCGAACTTTTTTGGAAG TGTCCCAATTTTTCACATCCCTGGGAGAACATTTCctgtaaatattttgtatagCAAAACTCCATGTGAAGATTATGTTGAAGCAGCCGTAAAGCAAGCCATGACCATCCATATCACAAGCCCTCCTGGTGACATTCTTATCTTCATGACTGGCCAAGACGAGATCGAAGCAGCCTGTTTTTCCCTTGCAGAGCGCATTGAACAACTAATTTCATCCACAAAGAAGGGGGTGCCCAAACTTTTGATACTGCCCATCTATTCACAGTTGCCAGCTGACTTGCAAGCAAAGATATTCCAGAAAGCTGAAGATGGCGCCCGAAAATGCATTGTTGCGACCAATATTGCCGAGACTTCCTTAACGGTTGATggaatattttatgttattgaCACTGGTTATGGTAAAATGAAAGTGTATAACCCTAGAATGGGTATGGATGCGCTACAAGTATTTCCAGTAAGTCGTGCTGCTGCTGATCAACGTGCTGGACGTGCCGGTAGAACTGGACCTGGTACTTGCTATCGTTTGTACACAGAAAGtgcatatttaaatgaaatgttGCCAAGTCCTGTGCCAGAAATCCAAAGAACTAACTTGGGAAATGTTGTTTTACTACTTAAATCTCTTAAAGTTGAAAACCTACTGGATTTTGACTTCATGGATCCACCACCACAGGATAACATCCTCAACTCCATGTACCAGTTGTGGGTATTAGGAGCTCTTAACAATGTAGGAGGTTTGACTGAACTTGGATGGAAGATGGTGGAGTTTCCCTTGGATCCCCCACTTGCAAAAATGCTTTTGATGGGTGAACAACTTGGGTGCCTTGATGAGGTACTAACAATCGTTTCAATGCTTTCAGTACCGTCAGTATTTTTTCGACCCAAAGATCGGGTTGAGGAGAGTGATGCTGCAAGGGAGAGGTTTTTCATACCAGAATCCGACCATTTAACGTTGTATAATGTTTACCAACAATGGAAACAACACCAGTACAGGGGAGATTGGTGCAATGACCATTTCTTGCACGTTAAAGGGCTACGAAAGGCTCGAGAGGTGCGGTCGCAGTTGTTAGACATCTTGAAGACTTTGAAAATACCTTTGACATCTTGTTGGCCAGATACAGATCTTGTGAGAAAGGCTATTTGCTCTGCTTATTTTCACAATGCAGCTAGATTGAAGGGTGTAGGAGAATATGTTAACTGTAGAAATGGGATGCCATGCCATCTTCATCCAAGCAGTGCTCTTTACGGTATGGGATGTACTCCTGATTACGTCGTGTATCACGAACTGATTTTGACGACTAAGGAGTATATGCAGTGTGCGACTGCAGTCGAGCCTCAATGGTTAGCTGAACTTGGACCTATGTTCTTCTCTGTCAAGGAGTCAGATACATCACTCTTAGAACATAAGAAAAGGCAAAAAGAAGACAAAACAGCCATGGAAGAAGAGATGGAGTCGTTAAGAAAGATTCAGGTCGAGTCAGAGAGAGAAAGCAAGGAGCGGGAAaaggagaagagaagaaggCAGCAGCAACAAGTTTCTATGCCAGGTGTCCGTCAAGGTTCTGGAACTTATTTAAGACCAAAGAAGCTAGGTTTGTGA